The Streptomyces sp. NBC_00162 genome window below encodes:
- a CDS encoding acyltransferase family protein, whose amino-acid sequence MRELRTRWSVLAKGIDAATPADRDRTVDALRAFAILGVVLGHWLVTALTTANGGLSNTSPLAYTSWLAPVSWVFQTLAVFFLVGGHVAARGYASARERGDSYRTWVAGRLGRLFRPVAAVLTLWTVAAGGMLIGGVEVTTVQTLVKLVLSPLWFLLVFAALTAATPLVARLHPLWPLAVVAGVDLWRFGLGGPEWTGWVNVAAGWLVPYTLGAAWSRGAFARRRTALLLLAAGTVATAALILWGGYPASMVGVPGAAVSNLNPPTLAAVAFGLAQCGLALLVREPLARAMRRPGAWAKVALVNLSAMTIFLWHQTAMMAVTALGLLAPADLPGLHTVPDSLLWIPARLLWLPVFAAALTVCWAAFRTYERGGRPKPGTSSTRVVTGSHHQGTAPVKEITHA is encoded by the coding sequence ATGCGTGAGCTCCGCACCCGCTGGTCCGTCCTGGCCAAGGGCATCGACGCGGCCACCCCGGCCGACCGCGACCGCACCGTGGACGCGCTAAGGGCCTTCGCGATCCTCGGCGTGGTCCTGGGCCACTGGCTGGTCACCGCCCTGACCACCGCCAACGGCGGGCTGAGCAACACCAGTCCGCTGGCGTACACGAGCTGGCTGGCCCCGGTCTCCTGGGTGTTCCAGACACTGGCCGTCTTCTTCCTCGTCGGCGGCCATGTCGCCGCCCGGGGCTACGCCTCGGCGCGGGAGCGCGGGGATTCGTACCGCACCTGGGTCGCCGGGCGGCTGGGGCGGCTGTTCCGCCCGGTCGCCGCCGTGCTCACCCTGTGGACGGTCGCGGCGGGCGGGATGCTGATCGGCGGAGTGGAAGTCACCACCGTCCAGACGCTGGTCAAGCTGGTGCTGTCGCCGCTGTGGTTCCTGCTGGTGTTCGCCGCGCTGACCGCGGCGACCCCGCTCGTGGCCCGGCTCCATCCGCTGTGGCCGCTGGCCGTGGTGGCCGGGGTCGACCTGTGGCGCTTCGGGCTCGGCGGGCCCGAGTGGACCGGCTGGGTCAACGTGGCCGCCGGCTGGCTCGTCCCCTACACCCTGGGCGCCGCCTGGTCCCGGGGCGCGTTCGCCCGGCGCCGGACCGCGCTCCTGCTGCTCGCCGCGGGCACCGTGGCCACGGCCGCGCTGATCCTGTGGGGCGGCTACCCGGCCTCGATGGTCGGTGTCCCCGGGGCCGCCGTATCGAACCTGAACCCGCCGACGCTCGCCGCGGTCGCCTTCGGCCTGGCCCAGTGCGGGCTGGCCCTGCTGGTGCGCGAGCCGCTGGCCCGGGCCATGCGGCGGCCGGGAGCCTGGGCGAAGGTGGCTCTGGTGAACCTCTCCGCCATGACGATCTTCCTCTGGCACCAGACCGCCATGATGGCCGTCACCGCCCTCGGGCTGCTAGCTCCGGCGGACCTGCCCGGGCTGCACACCGTGCCCGACTCCCTGCTGTGGATACCGGCCCGACTGCTGTGGCTGCCGGTGTTCGCCGCTGCCCTGACGGTGTGTTGGGCCGCGTTCCGTACGTACGAGCGGGGCGGGCGCCCGAAGCCGGGGACCAGCAGCACCCGCGTCGTCACCGGCTCCCACCACCAGGGGACGGCCCCCGTCAAGGAAATCACCCATGCCTAG